The DNA segment GTGGACCTGAATTGTTGGTGGAATTTACAACGTCACCGTTTGGCACATTTTTGCAGCCAGTAACATCGCAATCTTTACATGGATTTCAGCTGGAAGTTGAGGTAAGATCCCTCTTCAATTTATATCCTGTTTCAAAAACGTAATCTGCATAAAATATTGCGTGGAAAACACCAAATTTATGCAGCCGTATAAGTTGCCAAGAGATGGAAAAAGTTTGGATTCCAACTTGTATTTTGCATAGGGCGTGCGTCATTATCATAAAGTTATGGTGCTAATACTTTTCGGCTCGAGAGAAGGCTGTTGTAATGTTCTgtgattaattaaacaaaaggcGAAGGTAACTTTTTACGTCTAATTTCCATAATTTTGAGAACTGAGAAACTAGGCTGATGTAACTTATCACAGGTTTAGGTACCATTTAATGAACACTAAATATTGCACAATGACTTGGTGAATACATCATGcttttaagtaacatttaattatagttattgaGCGATAACATTTTGAATCCTCacgcgtattttatttttcccattCTTTAAGGTAATAATCTCTCATGATTAGGTACTAACACCAAATGTGattctttgttaatttaaaattcaaagaatATATTACGTCCAACGGTAATGGGTCCATTTTCCACTTTTAATATGAGTTTCCAAAAAAGCCGCGGTTCATATTTGGATAGCGGCCAAATTGGAATTACAGGAAAAACGTTGGAACTTTTTTACGATAAGAACTTCATGTTTTAGATTATGATCTACAAAACCGTAATTACTTTTCTTATGCGCTTTTGCATTTGGGCttaaactttgaaatttataattaggtTTAATTAGGTCAGTGTCTGTGttaaaaaagtatgaaaactCATTTCAATCATTGCAACGGCGTGTTCTTGTTTTTCAACTTTTTACTGGGTGGATGTATTCGTTAAGCTTAGCGCTTTGGCTTAAACTAGAAATTACTAGATCTAAAACGAAACAAATCGATATCCATATGATGCCGAATTGGGTTAATGGACTAATATATCATCATGTAGTGTTATTTAAAGTGTTTCATTCTCAGCGAACAACAATAAATCAAGAAGTGCCCTGGAGGCCTCACTTGGGTCCCTGCCAAAGTGTAATTAGTAACGTAGGCTCGCACGGACGGTCACAATAATGAAGCGAGCGAACTCGACACCAACCCACATTGTTTTAACTTATGAAATTAGGACTCGACCCCAATTCTTTACTTTTCAATAGAAAAccctttttacatttttttattatcacagcCAGTCGGTTGGTCGTTTCGTAagagcaaaatgtattttatcaataagaatatcttttgtataaaatttaccTTACTTAGGCCTTTTCTTTTATCACTTTGTCACACAATACAAGAAACACACAATCGCAATAAAAAtcaacgaaataaaatttaaatttttaaactaaattaataataaagactaagtataattataatttacaatagaTGGGAACAAGGTACCCTACGAGGCCTCTGACGTTATCAAAATGATTGTCAATTTCAGGTCAGATTTGTGGATCAACAATCCCCAACATACGCTAAGAACAAAAGGGCTTGTGAGTTTTGGATCCGAGGGACAGGCAGGGGGGTTTTGGAACACCCGCAACACTCCCTACCTCCAAACACCACATGCCTTTATCATATGCAGGGGATAGACACCTCGGGGCCTTCGGGACGAAACATTATTTACAGGCGACCGTCGTTTTCTGCTCCGCGATTCCGAGTGTGGTTTTCagtattgaaattttatgtaacaaacGCTCTGAATCCTAACTTACCCGAGGACGAGTACTGTGGAAGCCATTTAAATATATGGGATGGCCCGATGAGAATATCGCCCGGTTGCAGCGATATATTTTGGTAAGTCATATTTTTCTGCGCCCCAGACTTGGACTATTTTACGATGTAAGTGAATAAGATAGTTTAAATCTCGTTATGCAAAATGTAGACTCAGTTCTGACTTTCTGCATTTGAAACAGATAAAGTGTTATGCgacatacttatatttttgaGGAACATCACCAACGTTTACTTAACACTAACGatcacatattattttgttagttttcgCATTTCAGTCATCTCTCATTAATAAACAACACATTCAGCCAGTAatcaaaacagtaaataaaataaaagaaacaatattgagaccaatatatgtacatttacgtacatacatacttaACGAACAATTTCAAAGCATATGCGCCGCACGCACAAAGTAATTCTGACTTTGAACCATAATGCCATTTGAATCACAATGAGCACGACGCGAAAATTCACAGCGGGGTTTCATTAGGACTCATACATTCTTATGCAAATTcgaaaaaggaaacaaaagagCATTTTCTTCCATATTCTCTTTTGATTGCCAGTGACAAAGAGCGATCGGTGCAAATGTCCCGAGCAACATCACCGCAATCAGTGATTGTGGGTCGACCTCCAACAAATGCTACTCTAGTAGCCCGCTTTTGCCGCGAGCGTGCCCCAAGGACCTGTGAACATGCATTGTTACGAAGATCCAGAGCATGTGCGAAAACTGAGAGCTTCTTATCCAAAGGAGATTCCTTGACTTTAGAACTGAAATTGACGCAGGGGACCGCATTGaagtaagtaatataaaatgtatgtgattATGCTGCGCCAGCTTGTCGATGTGTTGAATATTTAGTTGTGCATGCACAATTTGGTTTGTTATTTGTTTCGAGTTTAAATATGCAGGATGGAGAGCTTGTTTGTGCCAATTTCCTTTATTGATAAAGAGACGTTATATTATATGTCTAACCTTTTTATTCGACCCTTTACAGTAATGTCATACGATGCAGTTTTGGTACTcgcaaatttaaaattatttaacttatgaCTTGTAATAATTTTCAGACCTGTTTACTTCAAAGCTCTATACGAGTTTGTGGATCTTCACCAAGACGGCGAACCCTGGGGCCGAGGGCTGTGTTCCAGGCGATTTGCTTCGCGATCATTTCCGGAGGCTCCGCCCGATCCACCAATAACGTTTTCATCGCCTCGAGACGTCTTTCTTTATGGAAGGGGAGGAAATCGAAACATCAGGTAAATATGCAACTTAGTAAACTGTCTACCTGATTGAGAATGTAAAATCTAAGCGTTCTAGAGTACGTTATCACTTTATGACGGCCATTATCACATTACCTGTGTTTAAACTTTGAGCTGTAGCGTAACAAAAATCTACTTATTCGTCTAGCTGTTATGCTGAGTatagtttaatatataaaattctcgcgTCACGGTGTGCCTATGAAATATACTCCTTCGAttaaacggctcgaccgattctcataaaattttagGTGCGTATTAGGTAGATCTAAGAATCGGACAAAGTTTAACGTGTTTTCTGGTACTGCtagtaataacataaaataatgacttatttcttaaaatacttTCAGTTGCACCTACCGTTTTGAAGCAAATCCCGGTGAAGTTATCCGGCTACGCGTGTGGGGTGTTCGAAGTGGTGGTCGGCTGTGTCGGTCTGTCCACTCCGCTCACTCTCCATGGTACCGGTGCGCTGGTGACATCACAGCTGCCGTCAGGGTCTTTGACAAACCCTGGAGGGATGGTGGCTCGAGGATACCGAGGGACTGTTTGTGCAGGTATTTGGCATTACAAGACTATCCtgataatattatgtgtaaTATCTTTGACGTTCACGTATGTTTGTGAGTTTTTTATGCCATCATAACTTCTGAACGTCTTGGCCTATTTTAACAAACCTTCATACATTCAGTTTACATTGCTGGCATACTCTTTGGCACAGAATTATCAACTTTTCCTAATCCGGAAGTCGGGACGAACAGGATAATCCTTGCTTGCAGCGCCTGGAATACAAAGAGCCATAAACCAACTTtcctttttattactttttccaGTGATGTCGGGGACTACGAATTCACGTCGCTCGCTACAGTCGCCGAACTTCGTTTCGACGTGGTCAACATGTCGGCTTCCGACGACTTTAGATCTTTCGGCTTCGAAGCCTCCGTGGAGTTCGTGAGATTAGATGCGGGCTGCGAAACTTCTCATAAAGTTTATGGAGCCAGTGGAGAGATGCGGCTTTCATCGTCGAATCCCATGTCGGAATCGGTAAGAAAAtggtcattttttaaatatataggtaCAGAGAATTTTCTTCCAGctctttttaaaatctttgtcaattttataaagGCGCTAcaatcgaaaaaatatatatattttcaaatatcatTGAATGGTATTTCTTGTTAAGAGCCATAAGTATGTGCGGTATGTAGATTACCCTGACATGATAACGAAAAATCATTACCATAATATACTGTACCTGTTTCTTGAATATAAAAACTGCGTTCATACTTACATTATACATGTTTCGCAATTACGAATGCATAAAAGTTATCACGTcaacataatttacttaatttcattcaatCACCAATTTCCTTTGCAGGAGCGTTGTGAACGACGTCCCTGGCTGATTGATCCATCTCCAGGCCGTTACCTGTACCTCCAAATCCGGGGCAGCATCATCAGAGAACCAGAGCTGGACAACTTTACACTCCTCAATAACATCACTGTTGCTCCAGACATGAGGCATCTATGTAGGACACCTAACCGAATAGCGGTGTACACTGGTGGACTTTCGCCAACGTTCATTTGTCCTGAACCACCTGAAGAACAGGTATATGATTCAACCAAAACCTTTTTGACTGTATTAATGAGCGAGACTGAGTTAAAGTCGCCATTAAGTAAGTGTTATGCTGCCTATGTCACTCTCAAGGGAGaaacatttaagatttttttcattttttgaagtGTCGTTTATACAATCGTTACAGtaactaagtatttatttagttaggCAGAAATTGTTGAAACTATCAACAGATTGCTGATAGTGAAACTATGTAGTTGTAGACTTGCTTTTTAACTGGATTACAAACTTTAATCCTTTAAGTAACGTATTTTCAGATCGAAGACATGGTAGAAGTATTCTCAGATGGTTGGGCTAGAGAGGTAGATCCTCTTGCAAAGCATGTGTTCGCGTCGCCTTCTGCATCAGACCACTTCGACTTGGACTGGCCGAGGGCTTTAAGTGTGGAGCTTGTTGCTGTAGAACCTGCTTCCTACTTCGTTACTTGGTTGGAACTTTCTCGAAGGTAAATAACAAGAGCAATTTCTTTAAGTTAACCGAATTTAAGGGACAACCACCTGATAATACCGTTTTCAAAAGAAGACACAGAAATCTAAAAGGTGCGATAGTTTAGTCGTGTTTATCGGGAATGATCGATTATTTTTGGACTTCATTGGAGTCCCTGAACCACAAGTAATTGTGTTGAACCCCGTTCATTCccaataaataatcataagTATACCGTTGCATCTTTCAAGTATGACTCATCCtcacgaaaaatatataaaatggcAGCATTTTTATGAGTACAGTAAAATATtccaatttacttaaaatatatagaCGGACCACTTAAGAAAATTCGCTATTTAAGAACTATGTATATAGGATCTGGATAAGGATATCTAAAACCTTACACAACTTTTTATGGCAATTGCTTAGCACAACCACGAAAGCAAATTTTCAGGCAACGAGATCCATGTACTCAATATTCATGACCATTACGTATATCAACTCCTTAAGATGATGCTTGTCGTGTTGCAGACACGCGGGCTCGCACGGCGGCGTGTTCGCGCTGTCGGGCGAGTGCGCGTACCGCTGCGAGTCGCTGGACGCGTGCATCGCGCCGGCGCTGTGGTGCGACGGCGTGGCGCACTGCCCGCGCGCCGACGACGAGCGCCTCGCGCACTGCTCCGCGCTGCTCAGGATACCCGCGCACTACGCGCTCGCATTCATAGCGTTCTTCACCTTCACCACCTTCATTGTGGTAAGTCATTgatgattttttgaaaatatcaatGTTGAAAGTGATAGTAGAAATTAAATGGACCCAGAAATATGGTTAGGGGCCAATTTTTAACATTGAATAATGATCCTCAGGCTCCTAAGCATACATGTCGGTTGCTGGCACAGCTTCTTCTCAGTTACAAATTGTGTCTGACAAAAAATGTGAACTAAGGATATAGGATGGGAGAATAGGATGGGAATTATCAAAAAGCCGACCAATTtctctttacatttttttctacaatatcTCTGAGTCAAATTTCAGAATGGGTCTAGTTCATGACATACTTAGGACGACCGCTCTGAAGTTGCTTCGTCAAAATTGTGATATCCATGTGTTCTTTCTAGATAACCTTATGCTTCGTCAAAATTGTGATATCCATGTGTTCTTTCTAGATAACCTTATGGCGCTCGTGCAGACGGCGCCAGTCCGCTCTTCAACAGCGATTGAAGAGCCTCTCCTCAGACACCGCCATCTTTGACGAAAAAGAAGTGATTTGCTGACAAAGCGAGGACTCTGTACGATATGTGGAAATAGACCGTGTCACCACGGTTTGACCACTCTCTCGCACAGAGTCCTGTATGCTTTATACTCGTTTCAAGACGGTGGCACAGCCACTCCCATGGTTAGCCATGTAGCAAGGTACGCTTGACCGATTCCTCTAAGTAGTGGGTCAATTGTTGGTTGATTGAGGGTATAGAatattgaagtttaaaattttgtgaCGGAATACAAAATTGTTGAGAGTCCTCATAGCAAATTGTACGATAAACAATCGAGAGTGATGATAATgagaatattgtaaataattgtgaTTATTTGTAAAGTAGGTAACGTTAGTGCGAATATAAATTTTTGGACCAAGTGCTGTCGATCGGTGGCCAATACTTGGTTGAAGACCCTAACAGAACAAGGGACTGATATAGTTGAAATATTCGGAGTTGTAAGTGCAGGATAAAGTAAATCCACACGTATGGTGATCAGTCAAGCTGGGCTTCCAATTcgtgaaatgaaattgaaagaaaatactatttaaaataacatttagttaaatgattttgtaattaatgttgAACACATTATTTACCTTTTGACCGCCATTACCTTAGCGCCAATGAAAATATGCCCGATCTGTATCGTTCACGATATGGTCGTAGCTACTTGACAGATTTGTGacacttatatttttcataaagcaTATTATGGCCGTGGCTGTCAAGAagttgaaaacaaattaaaaggaAACCGTagttataattcattttttctgtaattattaCGAGGTTGTAAAGAgaagtgttttaataaaaaaagacggAAATAAAGAGAAGCCCAAAAAGCCCAATGTGTTCAGTAAATGTTGCTAAGGAGCCCAAAAACGCACAATGTATGATTGGCCGATCGGAAAAGCACAATTTGAGTTACGAATCGATTGGCATGATGTAAATATGTAGTTTCTTTCAAGGTTTGTTAATCGTTGCATAGGTATATTGGTGATCTGCGGTAGAATGACGCATGAAGTGTTAGGTAACAAGTGTGTGTGGCTGAATAATACTTAGATACGTAGATAATGCGTCAAGTGAAAACAATTCGTGCGAGTTTCACTTTCGAGTTAAAGaatcgtattaaataaattcgtggcaataatttctaatgttttaaattgacgAAATCGAATAAACGTTGACCTGTGTTCTTAATGTTACTCTAAATTCGTATACGTGATATGAAACTGCcatttttgtaagaatattcATGTTCAATTAACGAAATTAgtgaaatgttataatataatatttctttgggTGTttcttcgattttttatttaatttttgaccATATTTGGCACTCTCGTTGAGTTTGACAAGATGTCTTTCGACATACAATAAACATAGAAATTCAAGCTTTATTATAAAGGAgattatctataaaatattcctATTAAAACATTGAAGAATTTTCATATTGTAGGAACATCAAAATTATGGTATATTCTAATCGAATATTATgcg comes from the Trichoplusia ni isolate ovarian cell line Hi5 chromosome 22, tn1, whole genome shotgun sequence genome and includes:
- the LOC113504403 gene encoding uncharacterized protein LOC113504403 encodes the protein MRISKEFSNIALGLGIIVLTFLHPTDCDFVTDAPKTKEIYVYQRDGPKDVPEPELLPVLHGNDTRCRISEYLCSNKKCIPINRFCDGTNDCGDSSDEPRHCTRCNKTYYGDIGRTYELELHRPREDLVPYVCLLTITAAGGIHGDLVQVLFDSFTLGRFTSFTEDGCPDGYMQIQEASRPQVGGSWCGTSWGPSIYYSETKSITLIIRLLHLSKEQNNYNFDFRMAYKVLRREYATVRYGGTPPSERPFFKLRPPMPYPVNISRSEDTSLAKPTKTPEYYLGDLISGTYCSRIFSDCDRKNCRLQSPNFPGVYPRNLTCYYAVRQHEVPQGKHALIVVKQPNGQLVSIRSQKALYAAQQERGNNGRELKFWQQCDEVQDYVTVYDGYTTRDPVILRFCGGGVPVPEAISSGPELLVEFTTSPFGTFLQPVTSQSLHGFQLEVEVRFVDQQSPTYAKNKRACEFWIRGTGRGVLEHPQHSLPPNTTCLYHMQGIDTSGPSGRNIIYRRPSFSAPRFRVWFSVLKFYVTNALNPNLPEDEYCGSHLNIWDGPMRISPGCSDIFCDKERSVQMSRATSPQSVIVGRPPTNATLVARFCRERAPRTCEHALLRRSRACAKTESFLSKGDSLTLELKLTQGTALKPVYFKALYEFVDLHQDGEPWGRGLCSRRFASRSFPEAPPDPPITFSSPRDVFLYGRGGNRNISCTYRFEANPGEVIRLRVWGVRSGGRLCRSVHSAHSPWYRCAGDITAAVRVFDKPWRDGGSRIPRDCLCSDVGDYEFTSLATVAELRFDVVNMSASDDFRSFGFEASVEFVRLDAGCETSHKVYGASGEMRLSSSNPMSESERCERRPWLIDPSPGRYLYLQIRGSIIREPELDNFTLLNNITVAPDMRHLCRTPNRIAVYTGGLSPTFICPEPPEEQIEDMVEVFSDGWAREVDPLAKHVFASPSASDHFDLDWPRALSVELVAVEPASYFVTWLELSRRHAGSHGGVFALSGECAYRCESLDACIAPALWCDGVAHCPRADDERLAHCSALLRIPAHYALAFIAFFTFTTFIVITLWRSCRRRQSALQQRLKSLSSDTAIFDEKEVIC